One genomic region from Pecten maximus chromosome 5, xPecMax1.1, whole genome shotgun sequence encodes:
- the LOC117328201 gene encoding uncharacterized protein LOC117328201 has product MKVVRDVFSDEVFSVTLDGSKTRLHVYRQCQLQVIVAVPESVLDVCVGHQTSSDTNNNEWVLYILTRYQLYVVAENQVKNSKSRKSSQQDETKRGNQEIFSELLGKDSMFGVQETMAVSHPVYQATKEHSLLEIEEEVTSLAVGCDVIAIGLCCEDHYLIRLYLLGELHSGTGRNKLPLQTYVLHRDLSVPYNDQICHKTHPEYGQQFLDMSRGMCLSLHLVRSSDGNSHNQSFSSVLEISKDIFHAVCGFQPSLLNSPLLLICPPEGSLYYVPIKSLDTAVVRLFCHTHYAVVKVGKINLNVTGIRDPLSLEVRGQDRQMGLVVTSQDGRALLVTPGSTQKLEFVEFALPGPVLDVDMYGSKIYHSSGADVFESLIETSPEPAGLSCHTVGLMHAGVQELACLHNSNHTQGGDSDLLLGIPELPLKLIKPAVRRERPAVGAGQTIRNLLHSISMCSKETEALYKQQRRQTERLAQLNMAAFLSTQDPRSPDFPLQFSYSISHIGKQSQQNNNWVMTCHMTNRSDLYLSADWTLMIVLSDNKQEFMSASLPLPSGLGATTGLEFQMVPPASHCCLLRPVEVKTSLVLYSTHSAGILPVMNVLVNTVTLDILFGLVSPEDVTTVTSLTRETSITQLVREMAGTKPISQCKELLLTPTPATVSVHVLNHVLQSDKVAMYNKDPCPLLSYLLKSSSVTPRDSSVTMVTVGGHEIQLTAEGHKLTIHSDRADVAIATRQAIISRLQECTIQSTEHLPDRTAPQQVNSLQQLQDKLTNLHSWSSCTTNLYRNQVLDMYKSLRSTPVKE; this is encoded by the exons ATGAAAGTTGTGCGGGATGTCTTTAGCGACGAGGTTTTTTCAGTCACATTAGACGGGAGTAAGACgcgtctacatgtctacagacaatgtcagttacag GTTATTGTGGCTGTCCCGGAGTCAGTACTGGATGTGTGTGTAGGACATCAGACGTCCagtgatacaaacaacaatgaGTGGGTGCTGTACATCCTAACACGCTATCAGCTTTACGTTGTAGCTGAAAACCAAGTTAAAAACAGCAA ATCAAGGAAAAGTTCACAACAAGATGAGACAAAAAGAGGAAATCAGGAGATCTTCAGTGAACTCCTGGGGAAAGATTCCATGTTTGGTGTACAGGAAACCATGGCAGTGTCTCACCCGGTTTACCAGGCCACTAAGGAGCATTCCTTGCTTGAGATTGAAGAGGAAGTTACTAGTCTAGCTGTGGGTTGTGACGTGATTGCCATAGGATTATGTTGTGAGGATCATTACCTAATACGTTTATATCTGCTGGGAGAACTGCACTCAGGAACTGGGAGAAACAAACTCCCTTTACAGACCTATGTTTTACATAGAGACTTGTCAGTCCCTTATAATGATCAGATCTGCCATAAAACACATCCTGAATATGGACAACAATTCCTTGACATGTCCAGGGGCATGTGTTTATCCTTACATTTAGTCAGGTCCAGTGATGGCAACTCTCACAATCAAAGCTTCTCATCGGTTCTGGAAATCTCCAAAGATATTTTCCATGCTGTGTGTGGTTTTCAGCCATCATTACTTAACTCTCCTTTGTTGCTGATATGTCCACCAGAGGGCTCTTTATATTATGTACCAATCAAATCTCTGGACACAGCAGTTGTAAGACTTTTCTGTCATACACACTATGCAGTAGTTAAAGTAGGGAAGATAAATCTGAATGTGACAGGTATTAGAGATCCACTTAGTCTAGAGGTCAGAGGCCAAGACAGACAAATGGGGTTGGTTGTTACATCACAAGATGGAAGGGCACTGTTAGTTACTCCTGGAAGTACACAGAAATTGGAGTTTGTTGAATTTGCTTTACCTGGCCCAGTACTTGATGTTGATATGTATGGAAGTAAGATTTACCATTCAAGTGGGGCGGATGTGTTTGAAAGTTTGATAGAAACTAGCCCAGAACCAGCAGGACTGTCCTGTCACACAGTAGGATTAATGCATGCAGGGGTCCAGGAACTGGCCTGTCTCCATAACAGCAACCATACTCAAG GAGGAGATAGTGACCTACTGCTGGGCATCCCTGAACTTCCACTCAAGCTGATAAAACCTGCGGTAAGACGGGAGCGACCAGCTGTTGGTGCTGGTCAGACCATCCGAAACTTACTTCATAGTATCAGTATGTGTAGCAAAGAGACTGAGGCACTATATAAGCAACAACGTCGTCAGACAGAGAGGTTAGCTCAACTTAATATGGCTGCCTTTCTGTCCACTCAAGACCCACGCAGCCCTGACTTTCCACTTCAGTTCTCATACTCTATTTCTCATATAGGCAAACAGTCCCAACAGAACAATAATTGGGTGATGACCTGTCACATGACTAATAGAAGTGACTTGTACCTGTCTGCTGATTGGACACTGATGATTGTTTTAAGTGATAACAAACAGGAGTTTATGAGTGCCTCCCTCCCTCTTCCCAGTGGGCTGGGAGCCACCACAGGGCTGGAGTTCCAAATGGTCCCACCAGCTTCACACTGTTGCCTCCTGAGGCCTGTGGAGGTGAAAACTAGCTTGGTGCTTTACTCTACGCACAGTGCTGGCATCCTGCCTGTTATGAATGTATTGGTCAATACAGTTACCCTGGACATCTTGTTTGGATTGGTCAGTCCAGAGGATGTGACCACTGTGACTTCCCTGACCAGAGAGACTAGTATCACACAGCTGGTGAGAGAGATGGCGGGGACCAAACCAATATCCCAGTGTAAGGAGCTACTCCTAACTCCCACACCAGCAACTGTCAGTGTCCATGTTCTTAACCATGTCCTTCAGTCGGACAAAGTGGCCATGTACAACAAAG ATCCCTGTCCTCTGCTGAGTTACCTGCTCAAGTCTAGTTCAGTGACCCCTAGAGACAGTtctgttaccatggtgacaGTGGGAGGACATGAGATACAGCTAACAGCTGAGGGTCATAAACTGACCATACACAGTGACAGAGCTGATGTAGCCATAGCAACTAGACAGGCCATCATCAGCAGACTCCAA GAATGTACCATTCAAAGTACTGAGCACCTTCCTGACAGAACAGCACCACAACAGGTCAACAGCTTACAACAGCTCCAG GACAAGTTGACAAATTTGCATTCCTGGAGTTCCTGTACGACAAATCTATACAGAAATCAAGTTTTGGACATGTACAAATCTCTGCGCTCCACACCCGTTAAGGAGTAA